A region of the Verrucomicrobiota bacterium genome:
TTCTTCTCAGGGGCAATGACTTTTTAGGGGTTTCTGAATTTTTGTGTGAGATATACGGTTTAAGGTAGAAATGCTCTTCTGAGTTTTTCCAATTTCATCCAAAAAATTGAAGATTTCTGTAATAAATACCCCGCTCGGGAAAACTATTTTCATTGAAAAGAGTTTAAACCATTCGCAACCGAAGCATAATTTTAAATCAAACCGTTTATGAAGAGACTGACATCCACCCTCATCTTTGGGACTCTATTCGCGAACTCCGCATCGACGGCTTACGTTTTCTCCCAAAGTCAACCCGCTCCAGTTGGTAATATAATTAAGGGACAGGCTATTTATATGATTGACAGCTTTCTATTTGTTCGCGAGATTTTTGGGTTATGAGATCGTCGAGATTGAAGGTAAAAGGGCAGAGCGCAGTGTATCATTGCGTGACCCGGGTTGTTGGGGGAGCGATGCTATTGGATAAAACGGCAAAGGAGGTGTTGCGGAAGCAGATACGGTATATGGCAAGTTTTTGCGGTGTTGAAATCCTGACGTATTGTGTGATGACGAATCACTTTCATGTGTTGGTAAGAGTGCCACACGAGCAGATACCCAAAGATGCTGAGTTGGTAGAGCGGTTTAGGCTGTTGTATGGTAAAGACAAAGGGAAGGTGGAGACCTTGGAAGCTTTGCTAAATAAGGGAGGTGAAGAGGCGGAGATTGAACGAAAGAAGCTTGTTGCGCGAATGGGAGATGTTTCGTTGTTTATGAAGGAGTTAAAGCAACGATTTAGCATTTGGTACAACAAAAGTCATCAGCGTTATGGAACCTTGTGGGCTGAACGTTTTAAAAGCGTATTGATTGAAGACACAGCAGCTTGTTTGAGAACAGTGGCTGCCTACATTGACCTGAATCCAGTGAGAGCAGGATTGGCGAAAGATCCGAAGGATTACCGCTATTGTGGGTATTCTGAAGCTGTGACAGGTAATGCCGAAGCACAGGCTGGGTTGTGTCGGGTTCTTAATGTGAAAACAACCAAAACCGCATTGTCTGAATATCGGAAGATCCTATTTCTGATGGGATCCACTACTTCCCAACAGGGGCAAAAGGCAATGGACCGAGAGGCGGTTAAAAAAGTTGTTGAGCAAGATGGTGAGCTTCCGATGGCGCAGGTGCTGCGACTCAAGATTCGTTACTTTACCGATGGAATGGTTCTTGGTTCAAAAGAGTATGTGAATCAAATATTCGAATCGCATCCGAAGATGTTTAGTGAGCGTCGAAAATCGGGAGCCAGGCAGATGCGTGGTTTGAAGAATTCCGGATTTATGGTCGCTAGAGATCTTCGAAAAGAGGTGTTCACATAGGGGGGCTACTTTCTGAAGAATTACGAACCACAAAGGCACGAAGAATACAAAAGGGGGTCGCGAACTTTTGAAAAGTGGAATAGATAACGTCACTGAATATTGAGTATAAGCCCCTAAGATGAAGTAGCCTTCTTCGGCATCAACTCTCTCTCAATCCGTTCTTTGGATAGCTTCCCTGAATGACCGGACCAAACGATTTCGCCTTCCACGTTCACGATGACAGCGTAGGGTATGTAGCTCACGTTGAGTGCGCGTCCGTAGAGGTCTTGAATATCCACCGCGATCGGGTATTTGAGTTGTCTCACCCGAACAAATTCTTGGGTTAACTTGAAGGATTCATTGGTCACTGCCACGAATTGGATACCGGTACCTTCGAGTTCCTCAGTCAATTGGGTGAGGTGAGGAAACAGCTTGTGGCAGGGTCCGCACCAGGTTGCCCAGAATTCGATGACCAGCGGTTTGCCTGTTTCGGGTTTTGCACCCTGAACCATAGTGAAATCGTAATCGAGCAATCCTTCCGTGACCAACACACCGGGATTCTTCGGCTCACTGCAAGAAACAAGTAGTAACGCAAACACGGTTAAAAAAGTTTGGGCTATGAAATTTTTCATCTTTGTAAGATTAAATAAATGAGTAGGACGGTGCGGCTTTATTCCTTCAACCAGGTTTTCAGAAGCTCCAGGTTTTGGCGGCATTCCTCACAGGGGTTTCTATCGAAGGGATAATGTTCGACTGATATGGCCCCGTTGAAGCGGATTTCTTTCAACTTCTCGACACATTTTTCAATAGGGACGCCGCCTTTATGATAGCTACTGGTTGCACCGCTATCCGCCCTTTCCAAGTTCTTCAGCTGAACCACTTTCAAATTGGGAGCCAATTCTTCGATGGCGTCGAACAATCCATCCCCCAGGATACTGTACCAGCCAGTATCGATCGCCACACCAATGATGTCGTGATTGTCGTAACCTATTTTATTGAGGAGCTGCTCGGCGGATGTTTCCTGCTGATTCACGATGGCAAACTCCAAACGGTATTTCCGCAGTATCGAAACAGCATCTTCACGGTTGATATTTAAAAAAGGAGCCGTGCCAGTGAGAGTTCTAACTTCCATCGCATTGGCCAACTGGCAAGCCGCTTCGAACTCCAGGCGTGTGGCACCAAAGCGTCCCGCCATACTTGCCACTTTCAAACGATGTTTTGAAATAAGAGAATTCGCGACCTTGGTATGTTTTTTGGTGGCCCAGGCCCAGTGCAGGTGTGAAACCCAAAGATCAATCGAAGCAAATCCTATTTGTTTGATTTCTTTTAAAAGCGCGTCGAAACGTTTTGGGAAAGTATCGATTGAACGGAAGTAGTCGTTGGTAGCATTGTTGCCTTGATGCCAGCCTTCGGTGATTTCATAGCCTACTTCGCGTGCGACGAAATTGGCAGTGATGAAAGAGATAGTGTTCATCTTGGGCGCATTATGAAATCAGTCGCCGCTTTGACCAGAAGTAAAACGGCAGAGTGCGGTAATTTTCAAACTGACAGGAGATTTTCAGGAGCACGTTTACAGAATCAAAATTTTATTCGGCATATCTATGCCAAAGAGTTTGTCTGAGAGATCGTTAAAAACACCCAACGTTTCCGGGGAAAGCAGGTCTATTATTTCCTCCATTGCTTCGTGGCTTAAGGCGTAGGGCAAAATATCCAGTATAAGATTCAGCCCCGTGAAGTTTCCACAAATGTGATACTCGGCGGAGTCTTCGATGGGCGTTCCTTTGATAATACAATGCGAAATCCAGGCGTCCAGCGATGATCTATCTACTTCGGCTAGTTGTTTACTGCGTTCTTCCAGGTCTACATGTTCGTCAAAGTAATGAGCCATCCGTTCAAGGCTTTTTTCCGAAAGATCTTCCATTGTTTTCTCTCGGCAACTGAAGCACATGGCATACTCGAAAATGACTTCCGTTTTTTTAAATGCCTTCTCGATCAGGTATTGACTGCCTTCCCCGATAAGATCCTTGCCGCAAAGAGAACAGGCCTTGAAGGTTTCGCTCGTTTCAAAGGACCAAAAGGTTTCGGGAATGGGATTATTTTCTCTGAAATACATGCTGAACTCGGGTGAGGTAACTGGAAAGGGATTGTCTTGTGATGATTTAACAAAGCCCGTTATAAGCAAGGTTGATTGAATTGAAAAGTCACTTCCAACTTACCTATGACATTTAAGAAACTACTCACTTGCTCCCTTTATTATTTAGTAGCTGTCGTTCTGACAAACGGAGCAGATAAACCCAACATCATTGTTATTATGGCTGATGACTTGGGCTATGGAGACATCTCCTCTTATGGGGCTACCGGCGTTCAGACTCCTCATATCGACCAACTCGCCAAGGAGGGAATCAAGTTTACCAGTGGCTATTGTTCTGCCTCCACCTGTACGCCGACCCGCTATTCATTTCTAACTGGCACCTACGCGTTTCGCGGGAAGGGCCATGGTATTGCCGCTCCCAGCAGTCCTGCGCTCATCCAGCCGGAAACACCCACGATCGCTTCCAT
Encoded here:
- a CDS encoding TlpA family protein disulfide reductase, with product MKNFIAQTFLTVFALLLVSCSEPKNPGVLVTEGLLDYDFTMVQGAKPETGKPLVIEFWATWCGPCHKLFPHLTQLTEELEGTGIQFVAVTNESFKLTQEFVRVRQLKYPIAVDIQDLYGRALNVSYIPYAVIVNVEGEIVWSGHSGKLSKERIERELMPKKATSS
- a CDS encoding transposase → MRSSRLKVKGQSAVYHCVTRVVGGAMLLDKTAKEVLRKQIRYMASFCGVEILTYCVMTNHFHVLVRVPHEQIPKDAELVERFRLLYGKDKGKVETLEALLNKGGEEAEIERKKLVARMGDVSLFMKELKQRFSIWYNKSHQRYGTLWAERFKSVLIEDTAACLRTVAAYIDLNPVRAGLAKDPKDYRYCGYSEAVTGNAEAQAGLCRVLNVKTTKTALSEYRKILFLMGSTTSQQGQKAMDREAVKKVVEQDGELPMAQVLRLKIRYFTDGMVLGSKEYVNQIFESHPKMFSERRKSGARQMRGLKNSGFMVARDLRKEVFT
- a CDS encoding sugar phosphate isomerase/epimerase, which translates into the protein MNTISFITANFVAREVGYEITEGWHQGNNATNDYFRSIDTFPKRFDALLKEIKQIGFASIDLWVSHLHWAWATKKHTKVANSLISKHRLKVASMAGRFGATRLEFEAACQLANAMEVRTLTGTAPFLNINREDAVSILRKYRLEFAIVNQQETSAEQLLNKIGYDNHDIIGVAIDTGWYSILGDGLFDAIEELAPNLKVVQLKNLERADSGATSSYHKGGVPIEKCVEKLKEIRFNGAISVEHYPFDRNPCEECRQNLELLKTWLKE